The Gossypium hirsutum isolate 1008001.06 chromosome A13, Gossypium_hirsutum_v2.1, whole genome shotgun sequence nucleotide sequence aagtatgatatgatattaaattattgaaaaaattgaCAATCCAACTGACAGATTATGTTAGAATCTAACTGATAAAGATGTTGTCTTATTCCTCTAGTAAGCCATGCATGCACTTACAAATTATAGTTCTCTATCTTAGCATACCTTTTCGTGTCCCAAATCATGGGATTTAATTTACAGTAAGAAATCTTAATTTGTCTCAAATAATTACATCGAGATTGTATTTACGTTAATATCGACATTCAaggtaaataaatattaaaaaaaacacatttcaaaaattaataaaaattcataatttaaaaaagagaaaggaaaacaaGTACCAcaacaatatttaaataaaaaaacccatAAATCCGCTCTTTTATTCTTTTGAATGAAAAATCTACAAAATTAATACATATGCATGATACATATGATGGTATAATATaaagataaatatataaatttggtTGCATATATGAGGTAAATTATTGGACCAACTATTTCATAGTGATTGAAACAACAATAGTAACCATTTTTGTCTTCTCATACGACAAATGCTCACCCACATGTTGAGCATATCTTTATGGTATCTCCAAAATGACTAACAATCAAAGATTCTGCAATTGCTCGTATGCAATTTGCAACATTTCGTCCACTTTTACTattttcaaacacgaaattttcattACAGATATCGTCTTCAAAATCCCAATTCATTTTAAAAGTCTCTAATTCATTAAGAGCAAAAGACCCTTCCGTTTCGATGATTTTTCTCACTTCTTCTTTGCAGGGGTGATAATAAGGAACATTGAATGAATCCACATCAGATTCACACACCAATCCCTGCCGATCAGATAGCGTCAATTATGTTTGCAGCTATGATAAATGCGACACAATAGTTTATGTATCAATACAATTAAGTGAaaggaaacaaaaaaaacaaaaaaaaacaattaacctCGGCCATCAAGTCGAGGAGCGATTTTGTGAATAAACCCCATATAGCACAACAGTCTTTGCTTGTGGGATCAGTAATGCTTCTACCAACGAAGGTAAGCAGCATTCGTCCTCCGGTTATCATTTCTTCGGAACGAAAACGTAAAAAACTCGAGAAATCATTTCGAAATTGCTCAAAATAAGCTTTGGATACATTAGGAGGGTTCGACTTTGCTATGTATACATTCCTCTTGTTCTCAACTTCTCCTGGTACCTAAAaattattcataatcatatagTTATTGTTAATGCTAACGTTTCTCTATAGGACATTAGGGATGACAAAACAGGTATCATTAGATGAATTCCAAAATTATCTTCTCTAAATGAAGTGgatttatgtgtatatatttgcCAACCTTTGAGAGCCAATGAAGACTGTAAGAAGAATGTACGAAGTGAATGCTGTTGGTCGGAAAAATCCTCTGATAGAAAGAACCTGCTACTCCGGCTATGAAGCAAGGCCTCCCATTGAATGAAGGAACAGATTTGAACACAGTGTTGAAATCGTTTTGGGGAAGATCATTGAGGAACACTTGAAGCTCAGGCGATTCACAGTGCGCTTCTTGGCAAATCCTAGTGACGATATCCACAATTTCACATGTAGGGAAGAACGTGTTAGGACCCGTAGCACAACCCAAATCAGCCACCTTAATACAAGGAACAGGAACCATCTTGCTCAACATGGCTTTGATGATATCCTCTAGGAATGGCCTTGTCTTCAATAGCACTTTTTTctgaaaaaacaaaaagaaaactatAGTCACCAATTTCTTTTAaagtgtgtgtgtgtatatatatatatatataaccaagtATTGGACATAGGGAAGAGATGGAGGAAAATACTTGTACGTAGTGAGGAATTCTTAGCATAGCTAATTTGTTTATCAGTGGCATTGGTGCAATGAACATTTGCAGATGATGTCATAGCAATAAACATTGTTTGCTGGATGTGGATATAGAGTCTTCCAGTCTATACTGGTCTTATACAAAGGCAAGTGATCTGTGTGAAAATGTTATGCAAAGGCCAGAGGGGAATTAGGTCATACACATATCATAGATTCTTATTGATTCTAAGCCAAATTGACATATTTATGTACTTTACACGTGTTAATTGGATAtcataagaaattaaaaaagggTTTGTGAATTTAGAGAAATTAATTTGAAGTATTGACTATATCGTAAAGGTATGAAAAATGTTGGGTAGaagtatgaaaaattaaaaatagaaaatgactaaattagatAGATGGAAAAAGAGGAAAAAGCTAAAAATAGAGCTGTGAATGAGATTGAAATGGTACGTGTGATTATTAGATTTTCTaactaaatattattaataatttaaaataaaaatttta carries:
- the LOC121203523 gene encoding probable methyltransferase TCM_000331 — protein: MLSKMVPVPCIKVADLGCATGPNTFFPTCEIVDIVTRICQEAHCESPELQVFLNDLPQNDFNTVFKSVPSFNGRPCFIAGVAGSFYQRIFPTNSIHFVHSSYSLHWLSKVPGEVENKRNVYIAKSNPPNVSKAYFEQFRNDFSSFLRFRSEEMITGGRMLLTFVGRSITDPTSKDCCAIWGLFTKSLLDLMAEGLVCESDVDSFNVPYYHPCKEEVRKIIETEGSFALNELETFKMNWDFEDDICNENFVFENSKSGRNVANCIRAIAESLIVSHFGDTIKICSTCG